The region aaatatatatatttttctttttaaaaaaaataaaaataaaagaaatctatttttttaattaagttaTTAAAATAAAGCTTTAATttactcatttatttatttttgaatattttaggGCCCACTTTGAGTGCCATTAATACTCTTTTAAGACACTAAAAGTGTGCCCTTAAAAGTTTCTTTTGACTCCAATTTCCTCAGTCTTTTAGGACTCATATCTATAATTAGGGCTCGCATTGTGTgtcttaaaatataatttttaaggaATCTCACTAGGTGTCTTAAAAAGTCTAGTagatgtttttagggctcgcatctaagtgagtgccctaaaaaagtgtcctaaaagatAATTTTTGCAGTGGtgttagaataacatttatcttctataaaaaataaagttttttCTTCAATCATTAATGTGTGTTTTGAACAATATCACGAATATTTTATACATTAAATAATTTCGTTTATAACTTTATATTTCATTACTTGTTCATGTAGTGAATAGTAGTAAATAGCTACCAAACAAAGATAAATACTAattgaaaataaagaaataaaaagaaaatagagGCTAAAATGAGATCCTCTTCCAACTAAAAAAAGCCCCCAACTTTGGCTTAACTATAATCAGACcaacactactagaaatataggcttttacttcgttttttacacatagaatataaaaaaactgaagtaaaagcctttcaatgggttttaacttcgcttttgggaatggtagtacataaaaaaagGCTATTACTTTGGTTTCTTAAATAAacgaagttaaaatagaaaatagacaagggccatgtttggtttgcacactatattggggcttttcacttcgatttttatgaaaaaaccgaagtgaaaagtggagcaaaccaaacgcggccctgaaggcttttacttcggttcttatataaaaatAGAAGTAGAAacccttaatatatagctccCGCCCCTCATTTGTCTCTCTGAAACAAAAATCTCAaacgccaaacccagaaaacctccattgttgtcgtactcccacgagggtttcactaaatatatcctttttttatgttttttttatcatttgaaaccatttttcttacttaaaaacagaaatattagttccatttttatttttgagggagacaataaagactttgggtgtgggtatttttaaggttcgaaaatgggtattgttattggactttgactggttttcttacattaaaataagttcttgagcttcaaaaaaggtatgaatcactaaatctttgtttgtatgatttttttttttattttctatagtattttcagattttttttccttatagatataatgtgtttattatatataggttttagagttgctaatattgatttagaggttattttgagcatcaaagaaggtttgttaccttaaaactttgtttgtgttaatttttttatattattccaaatttaatacttatgttttagtatatttgtgttatatttttttatttattttgttattttatataatgttattaattatatatattagtaaaatttaataattattgtgacttgctatttaaatttctaaacatagcttcaataggCAATGTggttgccaatgttagaacttgaaatgtttggattattagtgacatttgttttttattttctataactagctagcttgatatgttgtttgatgattatgtaactagtttaattaattatgtaattgatttttatttgttttttgttaagctttttagtagggttgttgatttagttgtcaatttggtattgattttgggtgacttcaagagtaatattggaggtgagtaatctttaaattttatttattactattgcaacatttatttataaaattagagttaaatcatgcatgttttactttagtgaagtatgttatgggaaatttgttgttggcaatgatataaggatggaattatgtatgttgattttgtgtttgtttgtgttgaatttatatataactataaaattggtatatgctacaaaaacaaaggaaactctgccaattttttttatagattttattaattgttttcctttttcaattcgcacactatgtcgagatattttgtgtgttatttacatgtttttaaatttttggagatgttaaaatgcagttgttatgctgccgaaattttgttagacttaggaaaatttaataattaaacttcaattatgtttgatgtcctagaaaaaagaactaggagtggaagatgtagatggatatgaaatttggataagagcgcgagAAACACAGAAGACTCTAGTCGAAGAtaatttggtcaacaaaattgaagaaagagttgtaagtgttttaaagcaaagtaggatttttttttttttaaattgttgttacaagttactaatttaatctatcattggtttgtttTGTAGAATGgactaaatgacaaagttactagtagtCAAATTATCGACAAGGCTcgggaggacatcttgccaatccaacaagaattgttaagccgattgatgacttaaatttattagtaagactattttgtttatacatacctttagttttatgtgaatgtatatataaatgtttaggctattttacttaattacaattatgtgaatgtatatatgaatgattatgtCATTCTACTCAACAATTAcgtgaatgtataaatatttaattttataataattttaattctaactgtataaattttgtgatttttatttctgttataaattaaatgaaaataaaccaattccaattgtaaaaatatatataactataaattcatataattagactgttaaaaaaaattagggcaaaaaaataaaataaaattgggccatttaaaaaaaattagaaataattattaaaaaaatggggggaggctttctacttcggttattatgtaaaaaccgaagtagaaagtggggattctacttcggtttttacataataagcgaagtagaaagtaccctgcaaggaagcgtaccccactttctacttcggttattatgtaaaaaccgaagtagaatcctcactttctacttcggtttttacataataaccgaagtagaaaacctatcttttacttcggtttttaactattttttatttCGCTCCGAACTACTACGGTTGCGAATTTTTgttaaaaccgaagtaaatccaaCTTAAAAACCGAAGCAAAATCTAAAATACACCTGCCCAACATAGGATATAAAGTCAAACTCAGTCAGgccagtgacatgttattacatgCCAAAACTCTTCTGGTCTAGTATGtatataaatttttgtttataagggCAGCATAATAAACTTCTCACTGAAATCCGCCGTCATCCATAATATTCAGCCgaaaccaaaaataaaataaaaaaaccagcAACACTTTCTGAACAAACATGTTTTGGTTTGTAACATTGAAATTAATTCTTCATAATCCAAATATATTCAGACCCAAATTTTTCGGTAACATGGAGAACGGCGAGGTGATGTCAATGAAATCCTGATGGagaatttaatttattattaatttcttctTTCGCCTCCATCTATAAAgcttcatttttttttcctttcaattttttttaatattcccaAACGTGTCTTAGTGATAAATTAACTTAGAGGTTCCTTGACTGATTAAATACAAGTGATTTGCTTCCAATAAACCTTGTCCATGAAAACTTCAAACAACATTAAAAGtacataataattattatttttttgaagaTCGAGTTTTGATAGTTCAAGATAAACCATGCGCATATATATTAGAAGCACTTCATACAAATCAGATAAAAAATGTAAACGCAGAATCGATCGATCACATAACTTGAGGAAACGGGTCAAGCCTAACCACAGGATAACAAACCAACGGCCTAGCCTTTGGAAGCGACAACCCAAAGCCTTCGTCCAAATCCACAACGCCGTTCCAATCAAAGCACTGGACCAAAGCCGCCACCGTCGTCGGAATCGTCAGGAGAGCCAAATTGACACCGGGGCAACCTCTCTTCCCGCTCCCAAAGGGTATCAGCTCAAAGTGCTGTCCTCTCACATCCACATCCTTCTTCTCTTCCATCATGAACCTCTCGGGTATGAATCGGTGCGGGTCATCCCAATGGGCCGGGTCTCGGTTTATTGCCCATGTGTTGACGAAGAGACGAGTGTTCGCTGGCACATGGTATCCACCAATGGTACAATCCTTGGATGACTCCCTTGCTGTGAAGGCTCCTCCCGGGTGGAGTCTTAGGGTTTCCTTTATTATGGCTCGGATGTATGGAAGGTTTGGAAGGTCCGTTTCTTCTACTATTCTCTTGTTTCCCACcacttcttctatttcttttctcgcTTTCCCCATGGCTGTTGGGTGGGTCATTAACTCAGATATTGCCCATTCCATTGTTACCGATTGAGTTTCAGTCCCACCTCCGAAAATGTTCTGCCAAAACATGACAAGCAAgacattttcattttttttatatataattttattcaaTATTACTGAAATAATTTATGAATGAAATTATAAAATCAATACTGTATATCAACAAGAGAGTTGCTATTTTGCACCTTAAATGCCAAACAATACATGAGGTAGCACCTCATAATTAGTAATACCttgtaatatttattaaattcaaatatttaagACATAATATTAAATTACACTAATAAGCAATGTTACGTGTATTATACCCATTTGCAAGTCTCGACTAATAAGTGCAATAATTATGTGCACACTAAAATCTAATCGCTAAAGGACAACATCAACAAGTGCAATAATTACACGTAgatacatatttttattttgaattgttTTCCTGAAAATTAtgtcctaattttttttaactattataattatttGAGTGATGCTATTTGGTACCTTAAGATGTCAAGTACTATATGAGGTGACATTTTATGGTTGATTAgagatatattataatatttataaattcgAATGTGTAGAACCTGATATTGAATTTCACCAATAATAATACGTCAATTTCTTGTAATATTGAGCACCAATAATGTCCCTCAGCACTTCTTTAATTATTATGAATGCCTCCAGCATACATGCATGTATGTAGTGTTAATTTATAGTTCTATGGTAATAAAAGTGTATGATTGCGTACactacaaatataaatatatattattttaatcataatatttttatatatatatataatttttttgtgaCTAAATTCGtcataataaattataaattttgtgACGAATATATTTAACCACGAAAGGTATAGTAAAAACTTAGCTATAATGATTTTTTTAGTCATAATCATATATAGTGAAGTTTCGTCCTAACTATATAGAAGTTGAGTAGTACAAGTCATGTTGTATGTATAGTGTAACCTAACCCTGAGCCTATTGTGTGTGTGGTGTACATGGAGTACTATTTCCAAATATAtgcatataaaataataataacgtGATGAAAGAATTATGTTTACCATAATATAAGCGCGGATATTTTCTTTAGTCAACTTTATCTTCGATTTCTCATCTTCATACTCATCGAGCAACATATCAAGTATATCCTTATTCACTTCCTCATCATTAGTATCCTCCTTTCTCTTCCTCTTGGCCTCCACATGTTCCTCAATTATCTTCCCCATCAGCCTATCATACCTATCTCTCACCTCCTTGAGCCTCTTCCCAAACCCTTGCAAATCGAACTTCTTACAAAACCAAATGAAATCCTGAACGTTCAACTTCCCCCCCAAATCAGACATCTCATTAATGACATGTCTCATCTCATAAGCGTCGTCGTCGTTTTTGGCACACTTTTGTTTCAACGCCATCCTTGAAACGATATTGTTCGTCAGCCCCATGAGCTGAGCTCCAACGTCGACTTTTTCACCGTCGTTCGCCATCTTCCGCATGTTTTTTATCAACAACCCTATCTCCTCCCCTCGTATCGGACGGTAGAACTCCATCATCGAAGCTCCCAAAAGCTTCGAGACCGTTAGTTTCTTCATAAACTTCCAAAAGGGTCCGTAGGGAGCTAGAACAAAGTCAGAGTTGCCATAGGTTAAATATTGTATGTTGGTCCTTTGTGGTCGGTTCAAGAAGCAAGATTCGTTGGTTTTGAGGCATTCTTTGGCAATTTCGGCTGAGGAGACGAGTAGGGAATGTTTGTTGCCAAACCG is a window of Humulus lupulus chromosome 4, drHumLupu1.1, whole genome shotgun sequence DNA encoding:
- the LOC133831364 gene encoding 3,9-dihydroxypterocarpan 6A-monooxygenase-like gives rise to the protein MVELDHLYDQFLDYNFLVIILASVFSIISLGRAIKSFKAQTNPPLPPSPPALPIIGHLHLIGKLPHHDFCKVSGRYGPIVYLRFGNKHSLLVSSAEIAKECLKTNESCFLNRPQRTNIQYLTYGNSDFVLAPYGPFWKFMKKLTVSKLLGASMMEFYRPIRGEEIGLLIKNMRKMANDGEKVDVGAQLMGLTNNIVSRMALKQKCAKNDDDAYEMRHVINEMSDLGGKLNVQDFIWFCKKFDLQGFGKRLKEVRDRYDRLMGKIIEEHVEAKRKRKEDTNDEEVNKDILDMLLDEYEDEKSKIKLTKENIRAYIMNIFGGGTETQSVTMEWAISELMTHPTAMGKARKEIEEVVGNKRIVEETDLPNLPYIRAIIKETLRLHPGGAFTARESSKDCTIGGYHVPANTRLFVNTWAINRDPAHWDDPHRFIPERFMMEEKKDVDVRGQHFELIPFGSGKRGCPGVNLALLTIPTTVAALVQCFDWNGVVDLDEGFGLSLPKARPLVCYPVVRLDPFPQVM